The Arachis hypogaea cultivar Tifrunner chromosome 14, arahy.Tifrunner.gnm2.J5K5, whole genome shotgun sequence DNA window ATTAAGTAGGTTAatagccacaccaaacttagctttttagctaTTTTCTCAGCCCAATCAATCAACCTCAATTAGTGTACCATGCAACCTTGCACTTCCAGTAAactaaaaataaaccaaagaacTATCAACTAATGAACTAACACCTGAGACTGAAGATTAAACTACCTAAGTTAACAACAAAAACTACTTCTAGAAAACAGGAAAAATGAAATGATATGAGTGTTGGGGTGCCACCCAACtagcacttctttaacgtcactagcttgacgttcccTTCTCCTTAATTGAGGTTATAGCTCACTCTTTGCTCATCCAATGAGTTTTCCAAGTAgtgcttgagtctatggccattcacAGTGAAATTCCTCTGTGTTTTGTCCTCCATCagctctacatgaccatagggaGAGACCTTAAGGATTGTAAAGGGTCCAGACCatcttgattttagcttccctgggaAGAACTTGAGCCTTGAATTGTATAGCAGAACTTTTTGACCTTCTACAAACTCTCTTCTTGCTAGCTTGtcatcatgccatttctttgctttctccttgtaaattttggcatgcTCATATGCTTGAGATCTGAATTCTTCTAGCTCATTGAGTTGTAGTAGCCTTCTTTTCCCAGCAGCTTGATTATCAAAGTTCAAcatctttagagcccaaaatgctctacgttcaagctccactggtagatgacaagcctttgcaaacaccaattggtatggagacatgccaatgggtgtcttgaaggctgttctataggcccatagtgcatcatccagcttcttggACCAATCTTTTTTTAAGTTACCAATAGTCTTCTCAAGGATTCTCTTGAGCTCTCTATTTCAAACATCAGCTtgaccattggtttgtggatgatatggagttgccaccttgtgcttGACACCATATTTTTAGAGGAGTGTCTCAAGTTGCTTGTTGCAAAACTGAGTTCTCCCATGGCTTATAAGAGCTCTTGGAATTCCAAACCGGCTGAATATGTTCTTTCTCAAGAAGTTGATAGCaactttgttgtcatttgttcatgtagctatggcctctacccattttgacacataatccacAGCCTCCATTATGTAATTGTTTGAGTATGACGGTAGGGATgatcccatgaagtcaatcccccaaaCATCAAACAACTCCAACTCCATGATGAacctctgtggcatctcatttttcttaggTAAATTGctagctctttgacattcatttcACCTTGTCACCAATTTctttgcatctttgaatattGTAACAACTCTAATTTTCGAGTACGGGATATCATTTCTGAATAcacggatttctccgaaagatcagtaaagggaatacctcttctgtatcatcaagcatctcaatcctcattgtcattatattatctttaactcaggaccttagttgagacaagctcgataacgtggtcacgaagaacctagtttttgaactgtatcggttaggggttttgattcggtttttcgtaaatagtctcagtttgacaaaccggactcgatttatgagaggagagagataatagtataatattatcattatattagtattagaaaatgcttgaatgatattataaggttacctggtctgttttagttaaaaatagaaaatcggtttaaccgggtttacggtttactggtgcagcttagcaccagcactctctgataaATTTAGCAatactaaggcctcattatacatgttctattctcataataaatatgttactagtgtcatttatgctagtagctcagaaaataatttttagagatgtttttacgagtgttctgatacacctagttttagtaattgtacaccagagatattttaatattattttaatccacctccaagccaaccaatcacaactcaccctacacctccaagacctccaaggctgtctcatttcatcatttttggccgaaaataacaagagagaaaagagagaaactttcatgaacacttaatcttcaaagcttgatttcttctgaactaaaactcaaatcaaaagtccgatttcaccaaaatgatcctctcttcttctctacataaccatgtgattTATCAatgctggaaataaggtgagatggctgtctccctccctcttcaatttggttttcaaggaaaaccatgcaaaacatgtgttttcttgatgttcttccttaggaatcatgcttaacttgacttgagggccaagaaacattaattttcagcaagtctaaggtgagatatctcttcctaacgtgctgagggagattttgtcagttgagagtttgtggatttaaagttgctcttgatgtattttaggaggaaaaagtgcttaaggaccacatgaaagtttaaccgaattaggagcagcaaaaccaggtagggattgacgaatttaatcttgattgattgtgtttgatttgtgtgattatgatatggtttggctgtgcttgaaattgattgtttgtatgagtaattcttgttgaaattttggtgaaaatttgatgaaatttgatgaaattcaagctttaaagttcatgttcttgggcagctggaaaaacgaaaccctagagcttaaattgaggttcaatttgtgttaaaatcatttagaaaagatggggttttagtggctgcaattttattttgaattatggtaaaaatcggttgctgaaaagactgaaaaacaggtaaaaacagagaaggaatctgaagaatttatgaagaacatgaagaacactttgagtgtggtgaaaaacattgaagaacaccttttagatcttagaaagggcaaggaagtaaataatttggtgtttgaggggttattttgtaatttctgaaagttagggtggttaaagtagaaatattaaaagttacgggtggtaaaaagtgaatttttaaaggttaaaagttaaaaaggggtaattttcgaaaaattaatgataaaataataaataataataaaatattaaataataatatttaattaaaaataatattttaataaaaataataaaataatgcggaaaaggcagttttttgtaaaagctttagaaagacaactttaagcgcagaatctcataattaccttcataaaacacttagggagtggtaagaacatattactgaggcaaagataaatgaaagataaaaagttaaagaaaagataaaaaaaaccaaagaaaagtctgtaaagttttaatgacagaaaaacagacataGACTAGTGaatgaactagggcaacatagttagtcctggaattgcgaatagggttaggtattatataaaaagtttaactgtttcagtatagacttaatgaacctatacttgggacagactaactattcataccgaaatttacataggctttaaatacatacgttgaacagagaaatcagaacagagtaaagaaacacagagaatagagtaaccagagcagaataaagggatacagagaaaagagtaaccagagcaaagtaaaaagacaaagagaaaagagtaatgtgataaagagaaatggtttgagttacgatgttgtaaaagtaaaagctgtaaagtttgtatagcatgattgaacaaagaaagaaagaggtactgcataagaatgtgaaagtgatgatgataatgagaatgattatgtgatgatctgctgcgtgaaggcagtcagatagatggtggtacgaccactgagagtgctttcctgggatacttagctataatgctattctgtaagtcagaggactcttacagaggtatcgagaacacacgactagcatatactcctgtaagtcaaaggaatCTTATAGTGAGAGTGTGTgtgtatgctcctgtaagtcaaaggactcttatagtgagagtgtgtgtatgctcttgtaagtcaaaggactcttacagagagtgtgttgggcagatataagttaactagctccgccatgcaagtcaaaggactcttgcagtgggttgctagtgccgccctgcaagtcaaaggactcttgcagtggtttgcctcacaagtcaaaggactcttgcgagggacattgcc harbors:
- the LOC112742591 gene encoding uncharacterized protein, producing the protein MLNFDNQAAGKRRLLQLNELEEFRSQAYEHAKIYKEKAKKWHDDKLARREFVEGQKVLLYNSRLKFFPGKLKSRWSGPFTILKVSPYGHVELMEDKTQRNFTVNGHRLKHYLENSLDEQRVSYNLN